CTTGGAATAATTATAGAATGAAACAAAAAAGGTTCCACCTTATACTTAGACAAAGTGGAACCTTTATATGCAGGGTGTACCCAACTCAGAGAGCTTGGTATAAACTTGAATTAATCGTCGTCTCCATCATCTTCATCGTCGTCATCCCCCTCGTCACCGTCATTTTTATCTGAGGGAGGAAGCATTACGTTATCGATCGCATGGATTACACCATTGGAGGCAAAGATGTCCGTTGCAATGATTTGTGCAAAACCATTTTCCTCATTGCCGACAAAGAAAGCACCATCATCTTCCTGAACGGAGATATATTTTTCAAGTAAGGTATTTACCTGATCGGACTCAGTGACGTCTTCCGCATCTCTGGCACCTGGAGCTACGTGATAGAGCAGGATATTGGTCACAAGCTCTTTATTTTCTTCAACCAGCAGCTCTTCGGCCGTCAGACCCAGCTCAGCTAATAGGGCGTCAAAAGCCTCGTTGTTGGGAGCAAAGACTGTATATTGTCTCTTGCCGCCAAGAGCCTCACTAAGACCGGCAAATTCTACAGCGGCCGCCAGTGTTGAAAAATCTTCACTGGAGGAAGCGATTTCCAGGATGGTATCCAGATCTTCACGATCTTCATCTTCACCCTCATCATCATCTTCTCCATCGCCGGCATTTTTTCCGGTAGGTGGAAGCATGACGCTGTCAATGGCATGGACTACGCCGTTGGAAGCAAAGATGTCCGTAGCAATAATCTGGGCAAAACCATTTTCTTCATTGCCAACCAGGAAAGCACCGTCATCTTCCTGAACGGTGATAAACTTCTTGAGCAGGGTATTTACCTGATCGGACTCAGTGACATCTTCCGCATCCCTCGATCCGGGGGCCACATGGTAGAGCAGGATATTGGTAACCAGCTCCTTGTTCTCTTCAACCAGCAGCTCTTCAGCGGTCAGGTCCAGTTCAGCTAATAAGGCATCAAATGCCTCGTTGGTCGGTGCGAAAACTGTAAATTGTCTCTTGCCGTTCAAAGCGTCCTGAAGACCGGCAAACTCTACAGCAGCGGCCAGAGTTGAAAAATCTTCACTGGATGCAGCGATTTCCAGAATGGAATCCTCTTCACTGTTAGGACCGCTCATGGCATTTCCCTTGGCTTTAGTTTCCTGCAGCCAGCTGTCGTTTTCAACAGCGTCAGTATTGGTAACGTCGTTACAGGCTGAAATGGCAAATAACAAGCCCGCAAATAGCAGTATTGAATGTATAACTCTCATAGCATACCTCGGTTTATTTATGTATTTGGAATAACTAACTCATGTCTTGTACACTAGAAAATCATGGAATGACTAGTCTTTCGAAAAATTTTTATACCTCGAATATTTACCCAATCCAGATTTTAAATAGTTGATCCAATAAAAAATATACCTTACCAACCGTTCCGGGTTTCCATTTTATCAAGAGAAACTTTAGCAAAGAATCCGTTTAGTGACCGGAATCAAATGGGATTTGCCCCAAGGGTCTAAATGAATCGACAAATAAGAAGGTTTAGGGCTGTAGGATGGGAGTTTTATATAATTGAAATGTAAACTAAAACTATGATCTCTGTTTAGGTAAGATTTAAAAAGGAGCAGGATATGCCACGTTTAACAAAGATTGCATGAAATGGGCTTATTGCGATGCTAACAAATCATGAGTTCTTAGTGGTAACCGCAGCTGCCACAGGCGTATAAATATCAGGATGTGTGTAACTATGATTAGAGGTACGATAAAGGTAGGGAGCAGGCTAAAAGGAAATGTTGTAATCCATATCATCTGTTCCGGATTATTTAATCCTAAACCAATTCCCGTTTTCAAAACATAGAGGATATCCGTTAATCCAAATAGGTTCCATAGCAGTACCATCCACCAACGTGGCACCGTGGTAATTGGTAAGGCAAACCCTACTGTCGCAATTGCCGTTACGGCCACGGCTACGTCACCCCAGCCGGCAATAATGGCAAATTCCGAGGGGATTATTCCTTGGGCGTGAAGTACAAGAAAGGCGATACCTACAAATCGAACGAAATGATATAGTATCAGCCACCG
This is a stretch of genomic DNA from Halalkalibaculum roseum. It encodes these proteins:
- a CDS encoding fasciclin domain-containing protein, yielding MRVIHSILLFAGLLFAISACNDVTNTDAVENDSWLQETKAKGNAMSGPNSEEDSILEIAASSEDFSTLAAAVEFAGLQDALNGKRQFTVFAPTNEAFDALLAELDLTAEELLVEENKELVTNILLYHVAPGSRDAEDVTESDQVNTLLKKFITVQEDDGAFLVGNEENGFAQIIATDIFASNGVVHAIDSVMLPPTGKNAGDGEDDDEGEDEDREDLDTILEIASSSEDFSTLAAAVEFAGLSEALGGKRQYTVFAPNNEAFDALLAELGLTAEELLVEENKELVTNILLYHVAPGARDAEDVTESDQVNTLLEKYISVQEDDGAFFVGNEENGFAQIIATDIFASNGVIHAIDNVMLPPSDKNDGDEGDDDDEDDGDDD